CTCGGCGGCACGACGGATCCCGCCAAGCGCAAGCAGATCGTGTTCGACATGCAGCGGTTGATCAACGCGGACGTCCCGAGCGTGCCGATCTACGACGCGCTCCTGATGTACGCGCACCGGGCGTGGGTGAAGGGGTGGGTCCTGTACCCGTCGGGCAACTGGTACTTCTACCCCGTGGAGAAGCGCGCGTAGGGGAGAGGGCGCGCTGACCGGGTTTGTGGCGCGGCGGCTCCTTGCGGTCCCGCCGATCCTCGTCGGGATTACGCTTGTCACGTTCCTGCTGTTACACGTCGTGCCCGGCGATCCGGCGCGGATGTACCTCGGCGAGGGGGCGCAGGACCCCCGCGTTGTCGCGGCGCTGGATCACGAGTGGGGGCTCGACCGCCCGCTTCCGGTCCAGTACGTAACCTATCTGCGCAACCTCCTGCGGGGCAACCTCGGGTTCTCGATCCACTCGGGCCGCCCCGTGGCGGACGACCTCCGCCACTTCCTGCCCGCGACGGTGGAACTCAGCCTGCTCAGCTTCCTGATCGCCGTCGCCGTCGGCGTGCCACTCGGCGTCCTGTCCGGCGCACGCGTCAACACCGGCGCCGACCACGCGAGCCGCATCGGCTCGCTACTGTTCCTGTCGATGCCGAGTTTCTGGTTCGGCCTGATCGTAATCTACGTGGGCTACTTCGTGCTCGGGTGGCTGCCGTCGCCGACCGGCCGGCTGGGCATGACCGACATCGCCCCCCCGCCGGTCACCGGCCTCTACACGATCGACAGCGTGCTCGCCGGCGACCCGGGCGCGCTCGTGCGGGCGCTGTGGTATCTCTTGCCGCCGGCGTTCACCCTCGCGCTCCCCTCGCTCGGCCTCGTCGTCCGGATGCTCCGCACCAGCATCGTCGAGGTATTGGGCCAGGACTACGTGCGGACCGCGCGGAGCAAGGGTGTGGCGGGCCGCGGCGTGCTGTACCGTCACGCCCTGCGCAACGCGCTCATCCCGACCGTCACCGTGCTGGGGGTCCAGTTCGGCCTCCTGTTCAGCGGAAACGTCCTGGTCGAAGCCGTGTTCTCGTGGCCCGGAATCGGCGGCTATCTCGTCCAAGCGATCCAGTGGCTCGACTACTCGGCCGTCATGGGCTGCACGCTGCTGATCGCGGCGCTGTTTGTCGCGGTGAACGTGCTCGTGGACTTCACGTACGCGTTCCTCGATCCTCGGGTGCACTATGGGTAGCCCAGGCCGGTCGTCCTATGGCTGACGTCGCCGCTCACCCCGCGGTCGCCATCGGCAGCCAGTGGCGGATGGCCGGGCGCCGTCTCCGCCGCAACGGCCTCTCGCTCGTCGGGCTTGTGATCCTGCTCCTCTGGACCGTGATCGGGACCGCAGCGCCGCTCGTCGCGCCGCACGATCCCGTCGCGGTGGACGTCGCGGATCGGCTCCAGCCGCCGAGCCGCGCCCACCTGCTGGGGACGGATTTCTACGGGCGGGACGTGCTCAGCCGGATCGTCTACGGCGCCCGCTACGACCTCGCGATCGCGATCGTGGCCGTCGGGGTGGCGGCGGGGGTGGGGACGCCGTTCGGCGTCGTGGCGGGATACTACGGCG
The nucleotide sequence above comes from bacterium. Encoded proteins:
- a CDS encoding ABC transporter permease: MARRLLAVPPILVGITLVTFLLLHVVPGDPARMYLGEGAQDPRVVAALDHEWGLDRPLPVQYVTYLRNLLRGNLGFSIHSGRPVADDLRHFLPATVELSLLSFLIAVAVGVPLGVLSGARVNTGADHASRIGSLLFLSMPSFWFGLIVIYVGYFVLGWLPSPTGRLGMTDIAPPPVTGLYTIDSVLAGDPGALVRALWYLLPPAFTLALPSLGLVVRMLRTSIVEVLGQDYVRTARSKGVAGRGVLYRHALRNALIPTVTVLGVQFGLLFSGNVLVEAVFSWPGIGGYLVQAIQWLDYSAVMGCTLLIAALFVAVNVLVDFTYAFLDPRVHYG